In Lentisphaera araneosa HTCC2155, the genomic window CATTAAGCTCTTTAAAGATATGACTTATAATCACGCTAAGCGTTTTATGAATAAAGTGGAATTAACAGTCTCAGGCTACGACAACGATCCGCGTGAGTTATGTGAGGTTCAGGATGTACGTGATTTCATGGCTAAATTAAAAGTTGAATTCAACAGCTTCTTCTTCCTGCTAAACTTCCATACCCTAAGCCAACAATTTGTCATGTTCTCCACTTGTGACTGCGATAGTCAGGATGGTAAGATTTTTATATCCGAAGAAGAAATAGTTCGTTATATGCTAGATCAATTCAATGAATTAAATATGTTGGAGTTCGAAGGCGTAATCACACCAGAAGATAATCAGCTCATATCAGGCTTAGCTGGCGATTACTTTTCGAATCCACCGCATCTCTTTTAATGAAGTGGAAAATTCCGAAGAGCAAGCAGGAAGTAGTTGTTCGTGTCGTCGTGATAGTTATTGAGGTGGCGTATGAAGCTGTAAAGAGTATTCGGAGGAATAAACGGAAGAAGTAAAAGCTTCTCCATCCATATAAAACTACTGTTTTTATTATTCATAATCATCAACGAAAACCCCCTCTTAATATGGATACTACTGTCCACATTAATTCGCATAGGGGTTTTCGTTCACAATCAAAAAAATGAGGTATATAAAATGGTCTATGCTTATTTAAGAAGATCGACTCTCAAACAAATTGAAAGTATAAATGCTCAAGAACTAGAGATCAGAAGATTCGCTGAAGCTAAAGGACTAACTATTGATTCTATCCTATCCGAAACGATCAGTGGTAAAAAGGCTGTAGACGAGAGAAAGCTCAAGGAACTGAATGATAAGCTAGTTTCTGGAGATACTATTATTGCTGCTGAGCTAAGTCGCTTAGGTCGTTCAACTATTTCAGTTATTCAATTGATCCAAAGTCTTATCGATCGTAAAGTCCGTATTATTCTGGTCAAAGAAAATATTGATATCAATGGTGATCATGACATGTCGTCTAAGGTCTTGATTTGGGTCTTCTCAATGATTTCTGAGTTAGAGCGGACAATGTTGAGTGTGCGTATTAAAGAAAGTTTAAAGTACCGCCGCGAACAAGGTGTCGTACTTGGTCGCCCAAAAGGCTCCACGTCCAAATCCGTGCTCGATGGCAAAGAGTCCATTATCAAAGATTACCTGAACAAAGGGATCTCAATAAACTCAATGAGTCGTTTGCTAGAAGTTCACCCCGGCACCGTCTCCTCGTTTATAAAAAGCCGAAAGTTACGAGAGTAGCTTTTATAAGAAGTATGGATGATTTATTCTCTCCACTCTTCTTTTTATTGAACATTTTTAATTTTTATATGAAGTAATTATCATTCTGAAGCTTTTTATGAATAATATGATATTTGAATCTCACCTTAATAAGGTAACTTAATGTATGATTGATTACATTGATAAATACCGAATTGAAAAACTTTTAGGCAGAGGTGGAATGGGAGAAGTCTATCTTGCTGTAGACTTAGATTCAAACACTAATGTTGCGGTAAAAACTTTTCATGTTGACCTAGACGATACAAGCCAGCGTATTGATCAGGAGATCAAAGCACTATTCAAGCTTCGGCATCGCAACATAGTCAAAATGCTCGATTTTGGTAATGAGAGTGGTATGGATTATATAGTATTTGAGTATGCCTCTACAGGGACTTTAACTGATTTAATGAAAAATCATGGAGGAAAACTTCATCCTGAGAAGGCCGTGGAACTTATTTATCAAATTACGCTTGGACTTTGTTTTGCTCATGACAAAGGCATAATTCATCGAGATATTAAACCTGAAAACATTTTGATTAATGATTTTGGCGATCCTGTACTTACTGATTTTGGAATTGTCAAATTTCAAAATCAAAGTTCAGTCTCCAGTGGCTTAACTGTCACAAATACAGCTTTAGGTTCACCGCATTATATTGCGCCAGAACAAGCGATGAATGCAAAAAATGTATCTAAGCAATCCGATATTTACTCTCTAGGTGCATCATTCTATCATATACTTACTGGTTTCACTCCTTTCTCGAGTGAGGAATGTTCGCCTGTTCAAGTTATGCTAAAACATATACAGGAAAGGTTAATACCACCAAATAAACGTTATGAGGAGATAAGTCATTCTTTGAATAGTGTCATTTTAAAAATGATGGAGAAAAACCCAGAGAACAGATACCGGAATTGCAGTGAACTTATATTAGATTTAGAATTACTTCGAGATGACCTCTATGCACAAGTCAATTGTTTACAGGATTATACTGAAAACACAAAAGCACTTTCAAGCAACAAAACTAAATTGCTCATCTCATCTCTAATCGTTGCCATCGTCATACCTCTGTTATTTATACTATTCTCGGATAAACCAGCCCCACCTCAAAAACAATCTCCTGACGCTGTAAACAGAGTCTCTAAAGTAGGTATAACTACAGAAACTGAAAGCATAACTGAGCTCCCACCTACCAATAAAAAAACTAAAGAAGTAAGAAAAGATCCTGTATTGAGCGAAGAAGAACCTCCAGTTCAAAACAAACCAACTACATTTAGAAATAGAGTTACAAAGACAGACAACCCTGCTGAAATTAAAATAGGAAATGATAATAAGGCCTCCAGAACTCAGGGCTTGAATCGACCTATTAACAAAGCTAGGCAGCAAACACTTAAAAAGAAAACAAATTATGTAAATAAAGATATTGCAGCTCAATCTAAGGATATTGATCAGCTTAGTAAATGGATGCCTTTTGACAGTGACTCACAAATCTTTACTAATCGTACCAACCAGCATTGGAAGGATATACCTAATGGATTTAATGGCTGGTCATTTACTCAAAACATGGCTCATAGAGGCATATCTAATTTTCAAGTAAAAAATGAAGGAACTGTCTATTTACTTGTAACAGACCGATGGGGTGGCGGTGGAAGTATTAATCCCCAACTCCGACAAGAAATGATTACTCAACGAGAATTCTTGAATTTAGGTTGGCAGGTAGAGCTCCCTGTAAATACCAAAGAGGGGCATACTACATTCACAGTTTATTCGAAATACTGTAAAGCAGGTGAGATATTGAAATACCGAACTGAAAAATATATTGCTCCGATGCTTTTAGAAAAAAAATGAACTTTTTTCTTAAAACTTTGCAAGATTTTAAAAAAATCTCCGAGATGGGTTAAAAACACAAGGAGATATCATGTCGTTCACAACCCGTCATTCATTAATAGCCAAAGTCCTTAAAGGAGATGAAATTTCTTGGGAACAATTTGACCAAGACTACCGCCCTCTAATTATTATGCGTGGTCAAGATAGAGGTTTATCAAGTAAAGAGATTGATGATCTTATACAGGACACCCTACTTAGTCTTTTCAAATCCAAGGAAAAATTCATTTTTGATAAGAGCAGAGGCAAATTCCGAAACTATTTTAAAACTATTATTGATCGACGGGCATTTGATATTATGCGAAGGCGCCCTCCGATCGGCGAAGATTATCAAGATCACAAAGACTCTCTTATTTCTTCTGCAAATGATTTAGAAAATAGATGGGAATCTGCATGGCAAGAGATGGTTTTAAATGAAGCCATTGAACAAGTCAGAGTTCAGGTTAGTGAAGAAGCGTACCAAATCTTTGAGATGAGCGTTGTTAAAGGCTTTGAAGCAAAATATATCGCTAAAACATTATCAATCTCAGTAGATGCTGTTTACCTCGCTAAACATCGCACTCTCAAAAAGGTTCAGCAGATAGTACAATCTCTAAAGGAGAATGAACTATGAGACACATCACATATAAAGAACTCGAAGACCTAGCTTCAGGTAAATTTCTTTGGAACAAGTTCTTCCTTAAAAAACATATCAAGCGCTGCAAACAATGCTCAGCTGCTCTAGCTGAAACAGAAGCCAATATAGACCTGCAAAAACAGATTAACTTCCTCAAAAAGTAGTTCATCCCTCCAAGTTTCAGCTTAATAATACAGGTGAAATGTATCCACAGAAAATCGTGGTTCCATTCACTTACTATGTGACTTATTAAATGAAAACATTCCTACTCTTCTAGGAACACGTAACAAAAAATTTAGGATTATCTAATGACAAAATTAATTAATATATTTTTCATAGCCATAACTTCATCTATTATTACTGTATCATGTAGCTCTGAAAAGGAATTAACTGCTAAACAAAAAGTAGTTGATACTGAACAAAGAGTTAATGCTGTAGTTGAAGATATTCGTGATATTGACATTACAAATATCATGAAAAAGATTGAAAGTAAAACTAGTACGTTCATGAGATTTGATGAGATGATTAATCACTTTTCAACTCATTCAGATGCTCAGTACACTATTGTAAAAATGGTCAGTACTAAAGACCCATCAATTTATAGTATCTTTTTCGCTTTTAACAAAGATGGCAAACTCGAGGTTTTTGAAAACATCACTAATAGCTCTTTAATGATACTAACTAAGTACTATGGAAAATCTGAATATCTAAAACAGATTGAAAAAATTAATGATTTAACAAACTATCTAACTCCTATAGAATCTGAATATAGAGAAAATCAGACAGAGAAATATAAAATGGCTTCCTTGCCAGTAGATGTTTCAAAGTTTGATATTCAAAATTTACTAAAGTTAGATGAGAATAACCAGATAATTATGGAAGTTGTTAATAATCAAAAAGAACTCATCACTAATGTCGAAAAAAGACATACTCAACATCTAATTGAAGTCAAACGTAAAAATGAAGAACGTATAACTAAATTAACACTCGAAAATACCAAGGCTAAAATTCAATTTTTATCTACTGGAGCTAACGAACAGCTCGCACTTCGTAACTCATTAACAGCTTTTAATAAAAAAGAATCAGACGATTTCTGGGACTCTCTATACATTGATTACTCTTGTATATCAGCAAAGCAAGTTTTTTATACATCAACAAAATTAAAAGGGATAAGCCATGAGGAAATAAACCTTATTCGAAATACTTATGTAAATCTTTTAAAAATAAAAGACGATCAAAAACACTGGATCGAAACAATTCGAAAAGAAGGCAGTACTCACACTAAGAAATATAACCAACTTGTTCAAGATTATAAAGATCTTAAGGCAATGAAGGAATTAGCACGTATTGAAGCAGTAAAAAATGCTCAAGATGATTTTAAAAAAGAGTTTATAAAAATCAACAAAATGCTTAAAGAAGGCGATAAAGTAGAAATACGTAACTATCGTTTTAAATATACTGGAACTCTTAGAGATATATCTACTACTTTCGTAAGAATTGGACCTCATTTATTATACAGAAGAGATATGCCCAAGGAGTATGAACTTAAAATTTATCAAGATACTTACGATAAGGCTATAGATAAATACTGTAGAATTCAAAGTATAAATTTAAAAGAAGAACTCAAAAAGAAAGATGAGATTCTACTTAAAAGTCATAAGCTTACTCAATCCATAACTGATACTAAAAATGAATTAAAGTATCTTAGAGAGTGGTACAATAAATTAACCAGGTATAAACCAGAACCTTTTGATTTAAAATTAGAGACTATCACCGACTACGAGATAAAGCTAGGGTACAATTTTCTTAAAAATATCAAAGCTAAATCTGAGGATATATAATATGGACATCGCACAAAGTATCAACTTTAGAATAGTTAACATCTCAAAATGGCTTTTGTTGTTAATGTTCGTAGTATCTATGGGGTATGGTGGTTATTACCTTTATAAAATGTATGATCAAGAAAAATCATATATTAAGGATCATGCAAAGCCTTTCTTTGCAGAAGACAGACCTGATTTGGTTATGCCTTTAAGAAACGATTATGAATCAGAAGAAGAATATGATTTAGACTTTAAAAGGTATCAGGAGGATACCATTTACATGATGAAAGATACTGCCAATTTAGAAAAGAAGATCGCAGAAACACAAAAAATAATTGATAATGAAGAAATAGAACTTAAGAAATTAATGAAATATCGGTCTACATTTAAAATCAAAAGTAGACCACATGTTACGAGACAAAAAGAAGCTATAACCAAACTTGAATATTATGAAAAAAGTTTAGGCAACGCAGTTAATTATAACGAACGGTTAATTGATGAATACAATGCTAAAATCACCGCTATAGAAAGTAAATATTTTACTTATACTTGGGCTTATGTCATCTCTTCAATTTTAACTTATTTTATTTATGCTTGGTTATGCTCAATTCATTATATGGTTAATATGATAGTGCAAAATGGCATAAGGCCGCAACGATTGGCTGGGGATAGAAATCCAAGTATTTTAGGTAAACAATAACTTAATCATATACAGAAGAAGGTTAGTATCGTTTTGTTGATGCTTCATGAGCCCTTATTCGTATCATTCATATAAAAACAATATTCTTACACATCTATTGTATTAAAAGAGAGAAGCCACATTGAGCTTCTCTCATTTTTTTTAATCACGTCCAATAACTTCTCGCAGGTTAAGTTCCTTTTTCTTTTCTTCCTTAAGGAATTTCTCCACTGCTTCAGCGGTGATAGATTTCAAACTTTGGTTCCTTTCAATTCTCAAGCGATTAATCTTACAATATAAGTCGTCAGGTATAAGGGCGTATAGTCTTCTCATCTTCTTCTCCTTTATACATTTGTTCTCAATCATAAAAGCTTAATTCATCGATCTTAAAGTAATTTCTTCAATAATCGGCAAATCACTTAATTGCCTCTGGTCTATTAAGTTTTTGCGTGTTTGATATTTAGCTCTAAATCCATCCACACCCAAAATCAATACCGCATCAGTTGCATCCTGAATACTAATTTCTTGCTCCGCGGCAATGATCTTTATTTGTCTATGTATGTATTTATCACTTGATATTGTCACTCTTTTCTTCATCTTCACTTTCTCCGTTTTATAGTTTGTTCTCTACCAAAACGAAATCGTGATTGCGCACAATGAAGTAACGTTTTACATTCGCTAAAACTGCTACAAAAAAATAACGGAATCGAGGTTTTCTATCCGATTTTTATTATATATAAATCGGACCCCAAAATTGAGCCCCATGAGAGTGAGTACATTAACGGATTTCTTTTGGAGTCCACCCCCTTCTAGTCTTTAGGACTTTATACATCATTTTTTTTCAGGATTTATTTATCCCTCCACCCTAAGTAAAATTTAAAACCATCATTTTAGATGAACTTAGAGCCAAATCGTATTGGGTCGCGTAATTGCGGTTTTATTCCCTTAGCTAGTTAAAGAACAGAAAAAATAGTTAATTGAACTTTTACGCAATCGTTTAGGTTTCAGACTTAAGCAAGAACTCAACTTTCGAGGAGCTAGTAAAATATTCAATATTAACATTTAATTCTTGTAAAATTCGTATCTGAAGAAATTTCTAATGACACCGAGAATTATTTTTTTAGTTAAATGAGAAGTGATCGAGATTTGGTTAAAAAAAGTAAGGGGGAGCTAATAAAAAGAATGTTTAAAAAAAAAGAGTATTAAAATAAAGAGATCAGAAGATTAGGAACCAGCCTTCCTTGCCTGCGGCGAAGGCTCTGTCCTATTGAATATTACGCTGTTACATTTTATAGCTTAAAAAGATGCCTTAAACACCTCATAAACAGTACTTTGAATATAAAACAATCATCCTCTATTAAGGCGTCCTTAATTGCTTATGAACTTCAGGTCGGATTTTCGATATATTTAACTAAAAAAATATCAAACTTCATCTATTGTCACTTGTTCCATATCCACAGGGATAACTCTTCCTGTGTACATCTTACTTGCTTTCTCCATCAATGCTTTAACCTTCAATGCCTGGTTTTCAGTACCCGGAAAACACCATCCATCATGAAGGGGGATACCTAAGCTTAAATCCATTCCATGAGGACTCACCGCACTATCCAACGCATTGAAAAAGAATTTGGCGTTTATAGTTTTAAGAATATGTTTTGGATATGTCTTATCAGCATTTTTCAGAAACTTTAAATAATCACATTGAAACAATGTACAAACACTGATGAGTAGATCCAAGTAAAATATATAGTTCCAACTTCTATTTATTTGGGGGATGTCTTTTTTAAATAAAATGCGCGATCTTGTGCGGCCGTGATTTATTGCCGAAATCCACTCTTTAACATAAGGTCGCTTAAGTTTATTTTTTAATGTTGAATTGATGATTTCATGAAGGCGTTTGGCGATTTCAGAGTGTGGCTGTTCGCTATTCCATAATTTTTCTATGACCTCCGGTACTTCCAACAACGCTATGTTTTGATATAAATAATCGGTATTATAACGAACTTCAAATAAATCATGAAGTGCCAGTATTATACTGAAGTATAAAAATTCTTCTGCTGATTTTGTAGATCGACCAGTATCTATAAGGTTATACATCGCTTCCCAATTTTTTGTGGAAACAATTTCTGTAATACAAACTTTTACCTTATCAAGAGTTAAGCGTCGCTTAGATCTCTCAGCAACATGTTTAATCAAAGCTTGATAAAGATCACCATAAGGAATTACTTTAGATTCTAGCAGCGCTAAAAGAACATGAAATTCACATCCACTATAATCTAGGTACCATACGCAGTTTATAGAGTTAACAGGTATCAAAGCAGTCCGTGCTTTTCTCGGAAGATTACAGACCGGACCACTAGAAGCAAAAACTCTTCCTGACAAGCTTTGATTATATGTATTTGCATGTACAGGGATTAAATCAGAATTTGTATAATTACAGCCGATGGCACTAAAAGTACTTTGCATTAATCGGTATTTTTCGTAATCGCATTTTTCACGGTCTAATATATTCAAAAAAAATTTAAAACTGAAAATAAGTCCAGTATCCCCTTGTTGATATTTTTTCATTAGTTGCCCTGTCCAACCCAAAGGAACACCTGATTCATTATTTAATATAATCTGACATGAGAAGTCTCTTTTAACATACTTGTGAGTCTTCACCCCATTTAATGTTGTGCTGTGATATCCAAGCATAACTGCTTTATATAATAAGACTTGAGGTAGGTACCTGTGTTTCTCCGGTGGTTTATTCTTAGCCTCTGACTTATAATGACATCTATTATCAACACATTCGATTAGCTTGGCCTCACACAATGCTTTGGCTACCTTACCAAAAATCCGCTTTCGATATGATGGTTTTTTATCAAAAAAAGCGCCCTTGGGTGTCGTGTGCAAGAGCCTGTTACATATTTCAAAAGCTAGTTCCAATTCACTCGTGGTCCCTTTTACACCTGTATTAGCAAAAGTAGCTTTTATTGCTATATACAAATTCCTACTATACGTGAATTGACCTGTACAATTCCCAGCTTCCAATGTATTGGCTTTTCTGCTCATATTTTTGTTCCTTCGATTTCAGCTTGATTCTCTTTCTTATTTCAGTTACTTTTTTATCTGATTTAGGAAATTGATGATCTTTTTATTCTTCTCCCCTTGATTATTCGTTTATTATACTTTAGTTTAAGTATATAACGAATACGTCTTAAAATCAAGGAACCTAAAAATGAAAATAACAACTCCACTCATTGCCGCGATCAAAATCTACATGGATAAAGAAGAAATCAGCCAAAATCAACTGGCTCAATTAGTCGGAGTTTCGCAGCCTCAGATAGCTCGATGGTTAAATGGGACTGCCTCGTCAATGCGAGATAGCACTTATAAAAAAATTCAGCCTCTTATAGCGCATGAGCTTCGGGTGCATGAGCTTATTACTATACTTAAGAACGAAGATTCAATAAAGGACTTAACTCGTATTGAGTCTTCCGCACAGATGGATCTTATACATAATATATCTCACCCCGATTGCGTTTTTTATAAAACGAACAAAGTACTTAATGAATCAAGTATTGTATCCGGCGATCTCATCATCGCGAAAGATGTAAAATTGCTGCAGGAGCAAGACTTAATTATTATTGAACTCAAGGACAGTACTTTATTACTTGGCCTCTATAGCTATGATCCCAACTACATCTACTTAACCGCCAATAGTGAAACGCAAAGATACCGGCGCGGTGAGATTGCCGCAAAGAAAAAATGTGTCGGTGTGGTCAGGTCTTTTTAAGGAAAATGAAAAGCTTGACTACCATAGATTTAACTAGAATGTTCGCATTCATAATTATAACTAGCCCCAATCAGTAAGGCCGAACCAAGGGTTCAATTATAAGTAGATTTCTCGAACTCCACTCGGGATAAATTATAAGATAACTATATACCCAGGATGTAAGGGTTAATTATCAACAAGCATCTTAGACTTCTCTTTGAGATCAAATTAGTTATTGACTCGTATCTATTACAGAGTCCCCCCCTATTAAAAATCATGCTTACCACAGTTTTTATAAAAAAATAACTTTAAATCAAGGATTAATAATGAATTACGCAACACTAATACAACAAACACTGAATGCGCTGGGTGTGCCTTCATCCATCGCAAAAGCAATCGTGAAATTCGAGACTACTCAATGGAAAAACAAAACAACCACAAACATCATTGAGCACTTTGGAAAAATGTTAATAAGGTGGCAGGCAGACAAACGACTTACACACATTACTCATGGCAAGCTCGCCATCCTTCATTATTACTTGATTTATCAAGCTATTCACTTCGGAAAGTATAAGCAATTCCGAACATTTGAGGATTTTCTGCTACCGCAAATTAATCTAATTAATTACCTTGCTGAAGAAAGTTATGCTTCCGGTTGCCATCATATCCGTTGTAAACATTTAACTATATGGGCTAACCTTTGCAAGCTCAATTATCGTGACCCATATTACAAAGCTGCAAATTATCAGAATATCGCTGAGCTTATTATCTGTAGCAACGATTTTTTGCCGGTGTATCAGACACTCCGTGATATTTGTCCACACCATTTCCCAGTTGAGCCGTCAGTTCTGCTGATGCGGTGCCTGATGGATTACCATAAAAAACGTTTAACATATTGTGAAGATATACTGGAAGACCTTCATTATCTGAAGATGAATCATTCTTCAAGTGAGGACGAATGTAGTCATTAAAAACCTGATTATAATCCAGCTATTTTCATGAGTGGCTGGATTCTCTCACACCTCATTGAATCAATTCACATTACGGAACTTAAATATGAAAAATAACACTACTATTATTCAAAGTGAGAATGAATTAATCAAAGAAATTCTAAATGACCTTTGGTTTACGACGGATCTCA contains:
- a CDS encoding serine/threonine protein kinase, with the translated sequence MIDYIDKYRIEKLLGRGGMGEVYLAVDLDSNTNVAVKTFHVDLDDTSQRIDQEIKALFKLRHRNIVKMLDFGNESGMDYIVFEYASTGTLTDLMKNHGGKLHPEKAVELIYQITLGLCFAHDKGIIHRDIKPENILINDFGDPVLTDFGIVKFQNQSSVSSGLTVTNTALGSPHYIAPEQAMNAKNVSKQSDIYSLGASFYHILTGFTPFSSEECSPVQVMLKHIQERLIPPNKRYEEISHSLNSVILKMMEKNPENRYRNCSELILDLELLRDDLYAQVNCLQDYTENTKALSSNKTKLLISSLIVAIVIPLLFILFSDKPAPPQKQSPDAVNRVSKVGITTETESITELPPTNKKTKEVRKDPVLSEEEPPVQNKPTTFRNRVTKTDNPAEIKIGNDNKASRTQGLNRPINKARQQTLKKKTNYVNKDIAAQSKDIDQLSKWMPFDSDSQIFTNRTNQHWKDIPNGFNGWSFTQNMAHRGISNFQVKNEGTVYLLVTDRWGGGGSINPQLRQEMITQREFLNLGWQVELPVNTKEGHTTFTVYSKYCKAGEILKYRTEKYIAPMLLEKK
- a CDS encoding recombinase family protein; translation: MVYAYLRRSTLKQIESINAQELEIRRFAEAKGLTIDSILSETISGKKAVDERKLKELNDKLVSGDTIIAAELSRLGRSTISVIQLIQSLIDRKVRIILVKENIDINGDHDMSSKVLIWVFSMISELERTMLSVRIKESLKYRREQGVVLGRPKGSTSKSVLDGKESIIKDYLNKGISINSMSRLLEVHPGTVSSFIKSRKLRE
- a CDS encoding RNA polymerase sigma factor, coding for MSFTTRHSLIAKVLKGDEISWEQFDQDYRPLIIMRGQDRGLSSKEIDDLIQDTLLSLFKSKEKFIFDKSRGKFRNYFKTIIDRRAFDIMRRRPPIGEDYQDHKDSLISSANDLENRWESAWQEMVLNEAIEQVRVQVSEEAYQIFEMSVVKGFEAKYIAKTLSISVDAVYLAKHRTLKKVQQIVQSLKENEL
- a CDS encoding helix-turn-helix domain-containing protein; this translates as MKITTPLIAAIKIYMDKEEISQNQLAQLVGVSQPQIARWLNGTASSMRDSTYKKIQPLIAHELRVHELITILKNEDSIKDLTRIESSAQMDLIHNISHPDCVFYKTNKVLNESSIVSGDLIIAKDVKLLQEQDLIIIELKDSTLLLGLYSYDPNYIYLTANSETQRYRRGEIAAKKKCVGVVRSF